From Haemorhous mexicanus isolate bHaeMex1 chromosome 1, bHaeMex1.pri, whole genome shotgun sequence, one genomic window encodes:
- the METTL6 gene encoding tRNA N(3)-methylcytidine methyltransferase METTL6 codes for MFQEKASANCLNILPTSTEDGAFQKKGHSARVLSPEEVEKLAKDQVLVSEFKQLKLEKEAQKNWDLFYKRNSTNFFKDRHWTTREFQELKACREFADQKLTILEAGCGVGNCLFPLLEEDKNIFAYACDFSPRAVDYVKKNALYSTERCKVFQCDLTKDDLLDNIPADSVDVVTLIFVLSAIHPDKMHLVLRNIYKVLKPGKCVLFRDYGLYDHAMLRFKSGSKLGENFYVRQDGTRSYFFTEEFLSQLFKAEGYEQVVNEYVQRETVNRKEDLRVPRVFLQSKFRKPFRET; via the exons ATGTTCCAAGAAAAGGCGTCAGCAAATTGCTTAAATATACTACCAACATCTACTGAAGATGGTGCTTTCCAAAAAAAAGGCCATAGTGCTCGAGTCCTTAGCCCAGAAGAAGTGGAAAAACTGGCAAAAGATCAGGTTTTGGTGTCTGAGTTCAAACAACTAAAACTGGAGAAAGAGGCACAGAAGAACTGGGATCTATTTTACAAAAGAAACAGCACCAACTTCTTCAAAGACAGACATTGGACAACCAGAGAGTTTCAAGAGTTAAAGGCGTGTCGTGAG TTTGCAGATCAAAAACTGACCATTCTGGAAGCAGGCTGTGGGGTTGGGAACTGCTTGTTTCCACTCTTAGAAGAAGATAAGAATATTTTTGCATATGCCTGTGACTTCTCTCCTAGAGCTGTTGACTATGTGAAG AAAAATGCCTTATATAGTACTGAAAGATGTAAAGTGTTCCAGTGTGATCTTACCAAAGATGATCTTCTAGACAATATACCAGCAGATTCCGTGGATGTTGTCACATTGATATTTGTGCTTTCTGCCATTCATCCTGACAAAATGCATCTTGTCCTGAGGAACATTTACAAG GTATTAAAACCAGGCAAGTGTGTCCTGTTCCGAGACTATGGCCTCTATGATCATGCAATGCTCAGGTTTAAATCAGGCAGCAAACTTGGGGAAAACTTTTATGTCAGACAAGATGGGACACGGTCGTATTTTTTTACTGAAG AGTTCTTATCTCAGCTTTTCAAGGCTGAGGGATATGAGCAAGTGGTCAATGAATATGTGCAGCGAGAAACTGTGAATAGGAAAGAAGACTTGCGTGTTCCAAGAGTTTTTCTTCAAAGCAAGTTTCGAAAGCCTTTCAGGGAGACATAA